In one Hypomesus transpacificus isolate Combined female chromosome 18, fHypTra1, whole genome shotgun sequence genomic region, the following are encoded:
- the LOC124480428 gene encoding protein kinase C-binding protein 1-like isoform X2 produces the protein MHPQSLAEEEIKTESDVVEGMDVSMRSKVPEPGSAERLLVAQKRKVPSPTHSSNGHSPAETSPSPLKKKKKPGALSNSSKDQSELRHGPFYYVKQPALTTDPVDVVPQDGRNDFYCWLCHREGQVLCCELCPRVYHAKCLKLPAEPEGDWFCPECEKITVAECIETQSKAMTMLTLEQLSYLLKFALQKMKQPGTEPFQKPVSLEQHPDYAEYIFHPMDLCTLEKNIKKKMYGCTEAFLADMKWILHNCIIYNGGNHKLTATAKVIVKICEHEMNEIEVCPECYLSSCQKRDNWFCEPCGHPHPLVWAKLKGFPFWPAKALREKDGQVDARFFGQHDRAWVPINNCYLMSKEIPFSVKKTKSIFNSAMQEMEVYVENIRKKFGVFNYAPFRTPFTPNNQLQMLQDPSNPSAGALKTEKTDKIRFNFDMTASPKMLLGKSSLSSGMGRRISMTDMPRSPMSTNSSVHTGSDVEQDGTERGPRNLPFHYSAGEESMDYTASPASAKMGHGGSMTGSPKSFTPQGLVPKQERGAATGSILNLNLDRVKAEMDLKELSETVQQQQLQQGAPVLLATPKRPSRSLDKTIESCKAQLGDCQSAGIDDISEDVYKGVEHSDSEDSDKSDSSDSEYLSDEEHRPKSTTQEDKGERKRSKVNMQGEDKEGLPGTRDKSSPEGVLKDEQGNGPERESQDKARLAQSQPTVDRPKAPEETRAGGPSALTDPDQDSDSERELVIDLGDEQGGRERKRARKEPGAAAATKTLKEPTGTNLDGKLPSTIPSPAPEVSTSSSSLKDATQPSITSALNLVSTTSSGHASTASTSSITTSSPASTSNSTSSHSAASSAPSAVKKQRPLLPKETAQAVQRAVVWNPTNKFQTSSQKWHMQKVQRQEKQGDQPALQSQAQAQAPVQVQAQTPSPQQLQSQQPLQSSSSTRYQTRQAAKAVQQKDGPQSTSTSSVTLVTSSGTSSSSSFMAGDLQIPTGSADVAADIAKYTNKMMDTIKGTMTEIYNDLSKNTSGNTIAEIRRLRIEIEKLQWLHQQELSEMKHNLELTMAEMRQSLEQERERLVADVKKQMEVEKQQAVDETKKKQWCANCRKEAIFYCCWNTSYCDYPCQQAHWPEHMKSCTQSGIHPQAATATQQEPEPESISDPSTKPSGPSPSTQPHPTGPTPTEKGPSPSYSVDRSKDSAVMAVP, from the exons TCTGGCTGAGGAGGAGATAAAAACAGAGTCGGATGTGGTAGAGGGGATGGATGTGTCCATGAGATCCAAAG TCCCTGAACCTGGGTCAGCAGAGCGTTTGCTGGTCGCTCAGAAGAGGAAGGTTCCCAGCCCCACCCACTCATCCAATGGACACTCCCCTGCAGAAACCTCCCCTAGccccctgaagaagaagaagaaaccaGGGGCGCTCAGCAACAGCAGCAAAGACCAG TCAGAGCTAAGACATGGTCCCTTTTACTATGTGAAGCAGCCAGCACTCACCACAGACCCTGTTGATGTTGTACCGCAGGACGGCAGGAATGACTTCTACTGCTGGCTGTGCCACCGCGAGGGCCAGGTGCTCTGCTGTGAGCTCTGCCCGAGGGTGTACCACGCCAAGTGCCTCAAACTGCCAGCCGAGCCCGAGGGCGACTGGTTCTGTCCAGAGTGTGAG AAAATTACTGTGGCGGAGTGTATAGAAACTCAGAGTAAAGCTATGACGATGCTGACGCTAGAACAGCTGTCCTACCTGCTCAAGTTTGCCCTGCAGAAGATGAAGCAGCCTGGA ACAGAGCCCTTCCAGAagccagtctctctggagcagCATCCTGACTATGCAGAGTACATCTTCCACCCCATGGACCTGTGCACCCTAGAGAAG AacataaaaaagaaaatgtatggCTGTACAGAAGCCTTTTTGGCTGACATGAAATGGATCCTGCATAATTGTATCATCTATAATGGAG GTAATCACAAACTAACAGCAACAGCCAAAGTCATTGTCAAGATCTGTGAACACGAG ATGAATGAGATAGAGGTCTGTCCAGAGTGCTACCTGTCCTCGTGCCAGAAGAGGGATAACTGGTTTTGCGAGCCATGT ggtcacccccaccccctggtgTGGGCTAAGCTGAAAGGCTTCCCCTTCTGGCCAGCCAAGGCACTGCGGGAGAAGGATGGACAGGTGGACGCCCGCTTTTTTGGTCAGCATGACAG GGCCTGGGTTCCCATCAACAACTGCTACCTCATGTCCAAAGAAATTCCCTTCTCTGTAAAGAAGACCAAGAGCATCTTCAACAGCGCCATGCAGGAGATGGAGGTCTATGTTGAGAACATCCGCAAAAAATTTGGGGTGTTCAACTATGCGCCCTTCCGCACACCCTTCACACCCAACAACCAGCTGCAGATGCTGCAGGACCCATCCAATCCCAGTGCTGGGGCACTAAAGACAGAGAAAACCGACAAAATCCGCTTCAACTTTGACATGACTGCGTCTCCCAAGATGCTACTGGGCAAGAGCTCCCTGTCCAGCGGGATGGGGCGGAGGATTTCCATGACGGACATGCCTCGTTCTCCAATGAGCACCAACTCGTCAGTGCACACGGGGTCAGACGTAGAGCAGGATGGGACTGAGAGAGGGCCGAGGAACCTCCCCTTCCATTACAGTGCTGGGGAAGAGTCTATGGACTACACTG CATCCCCTGCCTCAGCGAAGATGGGCCACGGTGGCAGCATGACGGGCAGCCCCAAGTCCTTCACCCCCCAGGGACTTGTGCCCAAGCAAGAGAGGGGTGCAGCCACTGGGAGCATCCTCAACCTCAACCTTG ACCGGGTGAAGGCTGAGATGGACCTGAAGGAACTGAGTGAGACCgtgcagcaacagcagctacaacagGGGGCACCGGTCCTCCTGGCCACACCCAAGAGACCCAGCAGGAGCCTGGACAAGACCATCGAGAGCTGCAAGGCCCAGCTAG GTGATTGTCAATCTGCAGGCATAGACGACATCTCCGAGGATGTGTATAAGGGCGTGGAGCATAGTGACTCTGAGGACTCTGACAAGTCAGACTCTAGCGACAGTGAGTATCTCAGTGATGAGGAGCACCGGCCAAAGAGCACCACCCAAGAagacaagggagagaggaagaggtctAAAGTGAACATGCAGGGAGAGGACAAGGAGGGGCTCCCAGGGACGAGGGACAAATCCTCCCCGGAAGGTGTGCTCAAAGACGAGCAGGGCAACGGCCCAGAGAGAGAGTCCCAAGACAAGGCCAGGTTGGCCCAGTCTCAGCCCACAGTAGACAGGCCTAAAGCTCCAGAGGAGACGAGGGCAGGAGGCCCCTCCGCCCTTACTGATCCAGACCAGGACTCTGACTCTGAGAGAGAGCTGGTAATTGACCTAGGGGATGAGCAGGGGGGCCGCGAACGCAAGAGAGCCAGAAAGGAACCGGGGGCAGCAGCAGCCACCAAAACTCTCAAAGAGCCTACTGGTACCAATCTTGATG GAAAGCTTCCTTCCACCATACCCTCACCTGCACCTGAagtctccacttcctcctccagcctcaaaGATGCCACCCAACCTTCCATTACCTCTGCCCTGAACCTTGTCTCTACCACGTCCTCTGGTCATGCCAGCACGGCCTCTACCAGCAGCATtaccacctcctcccctgcctctaccTCCAACTCCACTTCTTCTCACTCGGCTGCCTCATCAGCCCCCTCTGCAGTCAAGAAGCagcgccctctgctgcccaAAGAGACAGCCCAAGCTGTGCAGAGGGCTGTGGTGTGGAACCCTACCAACAAGTTCCAGACATCATCTCAGAAATGGCACATGCAAAAGGTGCAGCGGCAAGAGAAACAAGGGGATCAGCCGGCCCTGCAGAGCCAGGCTCAGGCTCAGGCCCCAGTCCAGGTTCAGGCACAGACACCCAGCCCCCAGCAACTGCAATCACAGCAGCCACTGCAGTCCTCCTCCAGTACACGCTACCAGACCAGACAGGCTGCAAAAG CTGTGCAGCAGAAAGATGGGCCTCAGAGCACTTCCACCTCATCAGTTACCTTGGTTACATCCTctggcacctcctcctcttcctcttttatGGCAGGAGACCTCCAGATTCCCACGGGCTCAGCAGATGTGGCAGCAGATATAGCCAAGTACACCAACAAG ATGATGGACACGATAAAAGGGACAATGACTGAAATCTACAATGACCTCTCCAAAAACACATCAGGAAACACTATTGCAGAG ATTCGTCGGTTGAGGATAGAAATAGAGAAACTTCAGTGGCTCCATCAACAAGAGCTGTCTGAGATGAAGCATAACCTAG AGCTGACTATGGCAGAGATGAGGCAGAgtctggagcaggagagggagaggctggtggCGGACGTGAAGAAGCAGATGGAGGTAGAGAAACAGCAGGCTGTAGACGAGACCAAGAAGAAGCAGTGGTGTGCCAACTGCAGGAAGGAGGCCATCTTCTACTGCTGCTGGAACACCAGCTACTGTGACTACCCTTGCCAGCAGGCCCACTGGCCAGAGCACATGAAGTCCTGCACGCAGTCAGGTATACACCCACAAGCAg CCACAGCAACTCAACAGGAGCCAGAACCAGAGTCGATCTCAGACCCGTCAACCAAACCGTCCGGTCCTTCCCCCAGCACTCAGCCCCACCCCACAGGGCCCACTCCCACTGAGAAAGGCCCGTCCCCCTCCTACAGTGTGGACAGGAGCAAGGACAGTGCTGTCATGGCCGTGCCCtaa
- the LOC124480428 gene encoding protein kinase C-binding protein 1-like isoform X7 has product MHPQSLAEEEIKTESDVVEGMDVSMRSKVPEPGSAERLLVAQKRKVPSPTHSSNGHSPAETSPSPLKKKKKPGALSNSSKDQSELRHGPFYYVKQPALTTDPVDVVPQDGRNDFYCWLCHREGQVLCCELCPRVYHAKCLKLPAEPEGDWFCPECEKITVAECIETQSKAMTMLTLEQLSYLLKFALQKMKQPGTEPFQKPVSLEQHPDYAEYIFHPMDLCTLEKNIKKKMYGCTEAFLADMKWILHNCIIYNGGNHKLTATAKVIVKICEHEMNEIEVCPECYLSSCQKRDNWFCEPCGHPHPLVWAKLKGFPFWPAKALREKDGQVDARFFGQHDRAWVPINNCYLMSKEIPFSVKKTKSIFNSAMQEMEVYVENIRKKFGVFNYAPFRTPFTPNNQLQMLQDPSNPSAGALKTEKTDKIRFNFDMTASPKMLLGKSSLSSGMGRRISMTDMPRSPMSTNSSVHTGSDVEQDGTERGPRNLPFHYSAGEESMDYTASPASAKMGHGGSMTGSPKSFTPQGLVPKQERGAATGSILNLNLDRVKAEMDLKELSETVQQQQLQQGAPVLLATPKRPSRSLDKTIESCKAQLGIDDISEDVYKGVEHSDSEDSDKSDSSDSEYLSDEEHRPKSTTQEDKGERKRSKVNMQGEDKEGLPGTRDKSSPEGVLKDEQGNGPERESQDKARLAQSQPTVDRPKAPEETRAGGPSALTDPDQDSDSERELVIDLGDEQGGRERKRARKEPGAAAATKTLKEPTGTNLDGKLPSTIPSPAPEVSTSSSSLKDATQPSITSALNLVSTTSSGHASTASTSSITTSSPASTSNSTSSHSAASSAPSAVKKQRPLLPKETAQAVQRAVVWNPTNKFQTSSQKWHMQKVQRQEKQGDQPALQSQAQAQAPVQVQAQTPSPQQLQSQQPLQSSSSTRYQTRQAAKAVQQKDGPQSTSTSSVTLVTSSGTSSSSSFMAGDLQIPTGSADVAADIAKYTNKMMDTIKGTMTEIYNDLSKNTSGNTIAEIRRLRIEIEKLQWLHQQELSEMKHNLELTMAEMRQSLEQERERLVADVKKQMEVEKQQAVDETKKKQWCANCRKEAIFYCCWNTSYCDYPCQQAHWPEHMKSCTQSATATQQEPEPESISDPSTKPSGPSPSTQPHPTGPTPTEKGPSPSYSVDRSKDSAVMAVP; this is encoded by the exons TCTGGCTGAGGAGGAGATAAAAACAGAGTCGGATGTGGTAGAGGGGATGGATGTGTCCATGAGATCCAAAG TCCCTGAACCTGGGTCAGCAGAGCGTTTGCTGGTCGCTCAGAAGAGGAAGGTTCCCAGCCCCACCCACTCATCCAATGGACACTCCCCTGCAGAAACCTCCCCTAGccccctgaagaagaagaagaaaccaGGGGCGCTCAGCAACAGCAGCAAAGACCAG TCAGAGCTAAGACATGGTCCCTTTTACTATGTGAAGCAGCCAGCACTCACCACAGACCCTGTTGATGTTGTACCGCAGGACGGCAGGAATGACTTCTACTGCTGGCTGTGCCACCGCGAGGGCCAGGTGCTCTGCTGTGAGCTCTGCCCGAGGGTGTACCACGCCAAGTGCCTCAAACTGCCAGCCGAGCCCGAGGGCGACTGGTTCTGTCCAGAGTGTGAG AAAATTACTGTGGCGGAGTGTATAGAAACTCAGAGTAAAGCTATGACGATGCTGACGCTAGAACAGCTGTCCTACCTGCTCAAGTTTGCCCTGCAGAAGATGAAGCAGCCTGGA ACAGAGCCCTTCCAGAagccagtctctctggagcagCATCCTGACTATGCAGAGTACATCTTCCACCCCATGGACCTGTGCACCCTAGAGAAG AacataaaaaagaaaatgtatggCTGTACAGAAGCCTTTTTGGCTGACATGAAATGGATCCTGCATAATTGTATCATCTATAATGGAG GTAATCACAAACTAACAGCAACAGCCAAAGTCATTGTCAAGATCTGTGAACACGAG ATGAATGAGATAGAGGTCTGTCCAGAGTGCTACCTGTCCTCGTGCCAGAAGAGGGATAACTGGTTTTGCGAGCCATGT ggtcacccccaccccctggtgTGGGCTAAGCTGAAAGGCTTCCCCTTCTGGCCAGCCAAGGCACTGCGGGAGAAGGATGGACAGGTGGACGCCCGCTTTTTTGGTCAGCATGACAG GGCCTGGGTTCCCATCAACAACTGCTACCTCATGTCCAAAGAAATTCCCTTCTCTGTAAAGAAGACCAAGAGCATCTTCAACAGCGCCATGCAGGAGATGGAGGTCTATGTTGAGAACATCCGCAAAAAATTTGGGGTGTTCAACTATGCGCCCTTCCGCACACCCTTCACACCCAACAACCAGCTGCAGATGCTGCAGGACCCATCCAATCCCAGTGCTGGGGCACTAAAGACAGAGAAAACCGACAAAATCCGCTTCAACTTTGACATGACTGCGTCTCCCAAGATGCTACTGGGCAAGAGCTCCCTGTCCAGCGGGATGGGGCGGAGGATTTCCATGACGGACATGCCTCGTTCTCCAATGAGCACCAACTCGTCAGTGCACACGGGGTCAGACGTAGAGCAGGATGGGACTGAGAGAGGGCCGAGGAACCTCCCCTTCCATTACAGTGCTGGGGAAGAGTCTATGGACTACACTG CATCCCCTGCCTCAGCGAAGATGGGCCACGGTGGCAGCATGACGGGCAGCCCCAAGTCCTTCACCCCCCAGGGACTTGTGCCCAAGCAAGAGAGGGGTGCAGCCACTGGGAGCATCCTCAACCTCAACCTTG ACCGGGTGAAGGCTGAGATGGACCTGAAGGAACTGAGTGAGACCgtgcagcaacagcagctacaacagGGGGCACCGGTCCTCCTGGCCACACCCAAGAGACCCAGCAGGAGCCTGGACAAGACCATCGAGAGCTGCAAGGCCCAGCTAG GCATAGACGACATCTCCGAGGATGTGTATAAGGGCGTGGAGCATAGTGACTCTGAGGACTCTGACAAGTCAGACTCTAGCGACAGTGAGTATCTCAGTGATGAGGAGCACCGGCCAAAGAGCACCACCCAAGAagacaagggagagaggaagaggtctAAAGTGAACATGCAGGGAGAGGACAAGGAGGGGCTCCCAGGGACGAGGGACAAATCCTCCCCGGAAGGTGTGCTCAAAGACGAGCAGGGCAACGGCCCAGAGAGAGAGTCCCAAGACAAGGCCAGGTTGGCCCAGTCTCAGCCCACAGTAGACAGGCCTAAAGCTCCAGAGGAGACGAGGGCAGGAGGCCCCTCCGCCCTTACTGATCCAGACCAGGACTCTGACTCTGAGAGAGAGCTGGTAATTGACCTAGGGGATGAGCAGGGGGGCCGCGAACGCAAGAGAGCCAGAAAGGAACCGGGGGCAGCAGCAGCCACCAAAACTCTCAAAGAGCCTACTGGTACCAATCTTGATG GAAAGCTTCCTTCCACCATACCCTCACCTGCACCTGAagtctccacttcctcctccagcctcaaaGATGCCACCCAACCTTCCATTACCTCTGCCCTGAACCTTGTCTCTACCACGTCCTCTGGTCATGCCAGCACGGCCTCTACCAGCAGCATtaccacctcctcccctgcctctaccTCCAACTCCACTTCTTCTCACTCGGCTGCCTCATCAGCCCCCTCTGCAGTCAAGAAGCagcgccctctgctgcccaAAGAGACAGCCCAAGCTGTGCAGAGGGCTGTGGTGTGGAACCCTACCAACAAGTTCCAGACATCATCTCAGAAATGGCACATGCAAAAGGTGCAGCGGCAAGAGAAACAAGGGGATCAGCCGGCCCTGCAGAGCCAGGCTCAGGCTCAGGCCCCAGTCCAGGTTCAGGCACAGACACCCAGCCCCCAGCAACTGCAATCACAGCAGCCACTGCAGTCCTCCTCCAGTACACGCTACCAGACCAGACAGGCTGCAAAAG CTGTGCAGCAGAAAGATGGGCCTCAGAGCACTTCCACCTCATCAGTTACCTTGGTTACATCCTctggcacctcctcctcttcctcttttatGGCAGGAGACCTCCAGATTCCCACGGGCTCAGCAGATGTGGCAGCAGATATAGCCAAGTACACCAACAAG ATGATGGACACGATAAAAGGGACAATGACTGAAATCTACAATGACCTCTCCAAAAACACATCAGGAAACACTATTGCAGAG ATTCGTCGGTTGAGGATAGAAATAGAGAAACTTCAGTGGCTCCATCAACAAGAGCTGTCTGAGATGAAGCATAACCTAG AGCTGACTATGGCAGAGATGAGGCAGAgtctggagcaggagagggagaggctggtggCGGACGTGAAGAAGCAGATGGAGGTAGAGAAACAGCAGGCTGTAGACGAGACCAAGAAGAAGCAGTGGTGTGCCAACTGCAGGAAGGAGGCCATCTTCTACTGCTGCTGGAACACCAGCTACTGTGACTACCCTTGCCAGCAGGCCCACTGGCCAGAGCACATGAAGTCCTGCACGCAGTCAG CCACAGCAACTCAACAGGAGCCAGAACCAGAGTCGATCTCAGACCCGTCAACCAAACCGTCCGGTCCTTCCCCCAGCACTCAGCCCCACCCCACAGGGCCCACTCCCACTGAGAAAGGCCCGTCCCCCTCCTACAGTGTGGACAGGAGCAAGGACAGTGCTGTCATGGCCGTGCCCtaa
- the LOC124480428 gene encoding protein kinase C-binding protein 1-like isoform X5: protein MHPQSLAEEEIKTESDVVEGMDVSMRSKVPEPGSAERLLVAQKRKVPSPTHSSNGHSPAETSPSPLKKKKKPGALSNSSKDQSELRHGPFYYVKQPALTTDPVDVVPQDGRNDFYCWLCHREGQVLCCELCPRVYHAKCLKLPAEPEGDWFCPECEKITVAECIETQSKAMTMLTLEQLSYLLKFALQKMKQPGTEPFQKPVSLEQHPDYAEYIFHPMDLCTLEKNIKKKMYGCTEAFLADMKWILHNCIIYNGGNHKLTATAKVIVKICEHEMNEIEVCPECYLSSCQKRDNWFCEPCGHPHPLVWAKLKGFPFWPAKALREKDGQVDARFFGQHDRAWVPINNCYLMSKEIPFSVKKTKSIFNSAMQEMEVYVENIRKKFGVFNYAPFRTPFTPNNQLQMLQDPSNPSAGALKTEKTDKIRFNFDMTASPKMLLGKSSLSSGMGRRISMTDMPRSPMSTNSSVHTGSDVEQDGTERGPRNLPFHYSAGEESMDYTASPASAKMGHGGSMTGSPKSFTPQGLVPKQERGAATGSILNLNLDRVKAEMDLKELSETVQQQQLQQGAPVLLATPKRPSRSLDKTIESCKAQLGIDDISEDVYKGVEHSDSEDSDKSDSSDSEYLSDEEHRPKSTTQEDKGERKRSKVNMQGEDKEGLPGTRDKSSPEGVLKDEQGNGPERESQDKARLAQSQPTVDRPKAPEETRAGGPSALTDPDQDSDSERELVIDLGDEQGGRERKRARKEPGAAAATKTLKEPTGTNLDGKLPSTIPSPAPEVSTSSSSLKDATQPSITSALNLVSTTSSGHASTASTSSITTSSPASTSNSTSSHSAASSAPSAVKKQRPLLPKETAQAVQRAVVWNPTNKFQTSSQKWHMQKVQRQEKQGDQPALQSQAQAQAPVQVQAQTPSPQQLQSQQPLQSSSSTRYQTRQAAKAVQQKDGPQSTSTSSVTLVTSSGTSSSSSFMAGDLQIPTGSADVAADIAKYTNKMMDTIKGTMTEIYNDLSKNTSGNTIAEIRRLRIEIEKLQWLHQQELSEMKHNLELTMAEMRQSLEQERERLVADVKKQMEVEKQQAVDETKKKQWCANCRKEAIFYCCWNTSYCDYPCQQAHWPEHMKSCTQSGIHPQAATATQQEPEPESISDPSTKPSGPSPSTQPHPTGPTPTEKGPSPSYSVDRSKDSAVMAVP from the exons TCTGGCTGAGGAGGAGATAAAAACAGAGTCGGATGTGGTAGAGGGGATGGATGTGTCCATGAGATCCAAAG TCCCTGAACCTGGGTCAGCAGAGCGTTTGCTGGTCGCTCAGAAGAGGAAGGTTCCCAGCCCCACCCACTCATCCAATGGACACTCCCCTGCAGAAACCTCCCCTAGccccctgaagaagaagaagaaaccaGGGGCGCTCAGCAACAGCAGCAAAGACCAG TCAGAGCTAAGACATGGTCCCTTTTACTATGTGAAGCAGCCAGCACTCACCACAGACCCTGTTGATGTTGTACCGCAGGACGGCAGGAATGACTTCTACTGCTGGCTGTGCCACCGCGAGGGCCAGGTGCTCTGCTGTGAGCTCTGCCCGAGGGTGTACCACGCCAAGTGCCTCAAACTGCCAGCCGAGCCCGAGGGCGACTGGTTCTGTCCAGAGTGTGAG AAAATTACTGTGGCGGAGTGTATAGAAACTCAGAGTAAAGCTATGACGATGCTGACGCTAGAACAGCTGTCCTACCTGCTCAAGTTTGCCCTGCAGAAGATGAAGCAGCCTGGA ACAGAGCCCTTCCAGAagccagtctctctggagcagCATCCTGACTATGCAGAGTACATCTTCCACCCCATGGACCTGTGCACCCTAGAGAAG AacataaaaaagaaaatgtatggCTGTACAGAAGCCTTTTTGGCTGACATGAAATGGATCCTGCATAATTGTATCATCTATAATGGAG GTAATCACAAACTAACAGCAACAGCCAAAGTCATTGTCAAGATCTGTGAACACGAG ATGAATGAGATAGAGGTCTGTCCAGAGTGCTACCTGTCCTCGTGCCAGAAGAGGGATAACTGGTTTTGCGAGCCATGT ggtcacccccaccccctggtgTGGGCTAAGCTGAAAGGCTTCCCCTTCTGGCCAGCCAAGGCACTGCGGGAGAAGGATGGACAGGTGGACGCCCGCTTTTTTGGTCAGCATGACAG GGCCTGGGTTCCCATCAACAACTGCTACCTCATGTCCAAAGAAATTCCCTTCTCTGTAAAGAAGACCAAGAGCATCTTCAACAGCGCCATGCAGGAGATGGAGGTCTATGTTGAGAACATCCGCAAAAAATTTGGGGTGTTCAACTATGCGCCCTTCCGCACACCCTTCACACCCAACAACCAGCTGCAGATGCTGCAGGACCCATCCAATCCCAGTGCTGGGGCACTAAAGACAGAGAAAACCGACAAAATCCGCTTCAACTTTGACATGACTGCGTCTCCCAAGATGCTACTGGGCAAGAGCTCCCTGTCCAGCGGGATGGGGCGGAGGATTTCCATGACGGACATGCCTCGTTCTCCAATGAGCACCAACTCGTCAGTGCACACGGGGTCAGACGTAGAGCAGGATGGGACTGAGAGAGGGCCGAGGAACCTCCCCTTCCATTACAGTGCTGGGGAAGAGTCTATGGACTACACTG CATCCCCTGCCTCAGCGAAGATGGGCCACGGTGGCAGCATGACGGGCAGCCCCAAGTCCTTCACCCCCCAGGGACTTGTGCCCAAGCAAGAGAGGGGTGCAGCCACTGGGAGCATCCTCAACCTCAACCTTG ACCGGGTGAAGGCTGAGATGGACCTGAAGGAACTGAGTGAGACCgtgcagcaacagcagctacaacagGGGGCACCGGTCCTCCTGGCCACACCCAAGAGACCCAGCAGGAGCCTGGACAAGACCATCGAGAGCTGCAAGGCCCAGCTAG GCATAGACGACATCTCCGAGGATGTGTATAAGGGCGTGGAGCATAGTGACTCTGAGGACTCTGACAAGTCAGACTCTAGCGACAGTGAGTATCTCAGTGATGAGGAGCACCGGCCAAAGAGCACCACCCAAGAagacaagggagagaggaagaggtctAAAGTGAACATGCAGGGAGAGGACAAGGAGGGGCTCCCAGGGACGAGGGACAAATCCTCCCCGGAAGGTGTGCTCAAAGACGAGCAGGGCAACGGCCCAGAGAGAGAGTCCCAAGACAAGGCCAGGTTGGCCCAGTCTCAGCCCACAGTAGACAGGCCTAAAGCTCCAGAGGAGACGAGGGCAGGAGGCCCCTCCGCCCTTACTGATCCAGACCAGGACTCTGACTCTGAGAGAGAGCTGGTAATTGACCTAGGGGATGAGCAGGGGGGCCGCGAACGCAAGAGAGCCAGAAAGGAACCGGGGGCAGCAGCAGCCACCAAAACTCTCAAAGAGCCTACTGGTACCAATCTTGATG GAAAGCTTCCTTCCACCATACCCTCACCTGCACCTGAagtctccacttcctcctccagcctcaaaGATGCCACCCAACCTTCCATTACCTCTGCCCTGAACCTTGTCTCTACCACGTCCTCTGGTCATGCCAGCACGGCCTCTACCAGCAGCATtaccacctcctcccctgcctctaccTCCAACTCCACTTCTTCTCACTCGGCTGCCTCATCAGCCCCCTCTGCAGTCAAGAAGCagcgccctctgctgcccaAAGAGACAGCCCAAGCTGTGCAGAGGGCTGTGGTGTGGAACCCTACCAACAAGTTCCAGACATCATCTCAGAAATGGCACATGCAAAAGGTGCAGCGGCAAGAGAAACAAGGGGATCAGCCGGCCCTGCAGAGCCAGGCTCAGGCTCAGGCCCCAGTCCAGGTTCAGGCACAGACACCCAGCCCCCAGCAACTGCAATCACAGCAGCCACTGCAGTCCTCCTCCAGTACACGCTACCAGACCAGACAGGCTGCAAAAG CTGTGCAGCAGAAAGATGGGCCTCAGAGCACTTCCACCTCATCAGTTACCTTGGTTACATCCTctggcacctcctcctcttcctcttttatGGCAGGAGACCTCCAGATTCCCACGGGCTCAGCAGATGTGGCAGCAGATATAGCCAAGTACACCAACAAG ATGATGGACACGATAAAAGGGACAATGACTGAAATCTACAATGACCTCTCCAAAAACACATCAGGAAACACTATTGCAGAG ATTCGTCGGTTGAGGATAGAAATAGAGAAACTTCAGTGGCTCCATCAACAAGAGCTGTCTGAGATGAAGCATAACCTAG AGCTGACTATGGCAGAGATGAGGCAGAgtctggagcaggagagggagaggctggtggCGGACGTGAAGAAGCAGATGGAGGTAGAGAAACAGCAGGCTGTAGACGAGACCAAGAAGAAGCAGTGGTGTGCCAACTGCAGGAAGGAGGCCATCTTCTACTGCTGCTGGAACACCAGCTACTGTGACTACCCTTGCCAGCAGGCCCACTGGCCAGAGCACATGAAGTCCTGCACGCAGTCAGGTATACACCCACAAGCAg CCACAGCAACTCAACAGGAGCCAGAACCAGAGTCGATCTCAGACCCGTCAACCAAACCGTCCGGTCCTTCCCCCAGCACTCAGCCCCACCCCACAGGGCCCACTCCCACTGAGAAAGGCCCGTCCCCCTCCTACAGTGTGGACAGGAGCAAGGACAGTGCTGTCATGGCCGTGCCCtaa